A region from the Afifella aestuarii genome encodes:
- a CDS encoding disulfide bond formation protein B, with protein sequence MAATDRTLRLLALLLFLAAGATILTALGFEHIGGYQPCALCLRERLPYYVALPITLVTVLAVWRGAPRGLLAALFGVLAIIWAVSFGLGVHHAGVEYHWWKGPDTCVQTGGPGDAASMFNSLQSGVSGPSCDEALWHLFGLSFAGWNAVASLFLVALTIYALYRTLAKRR encoded by the coding sequence ATGGCTGCAACCGATCGCACCCTGCGCCTTCTGGCCCTCCTCCTCTTTCTGGCGGCGGGCGCCACCATTCTGACCGCACTCGGCTTCGAACATATCGGCGGCTATCAGCCCTGCGCCCTCTGCCTGCGCGAGCGCCTGCCCTATTACGTCGCTCTGCCGATCACGCTGGTGACGGTGCTGGCGGTCTGGCGGGGCGCGCCACGTGGCCTCCTCGCGGCCCTCTTCGGCGTTCTCGCAATCATCTGGGCCGTCAGCTTCGGGCTCGGCGTGCATCATGCCGGCGTCGAATATCATTGGTGGAAGGGGCCGGACACCTGCGTGCAGACGGGCGGTCCGGGCGATGCCGCGTCGATGTTCAATTCCCTGCAGAGCGGGGTGTCGGGGCCGAGCTGCGACGAGGCGCTGTGGCACCTCTTCGGCCTCTCCTTCGCCGGCTGGAATGCGGTCGCCTCGCTGTTCCTTGTCGCGCTGACGATCTACGCGCTTTACAGGACGCTGGCTAAGCGGCGCTGA
- a CDS encoding methionine ABC transporter ATP-binding protein, translated as MLQLSPHSDKSAPGGPQSGSADETAIVRFASAGKRFAAPDGGAEFVALEDIDLTVSEGSITGIIGRSGAGKSTLIRMVNGLERPSSGQVIVDGIDVAAMDERKMRTLRRSVGMIFQHFNLLSSRTAYANVALPLEIAGVSKAEISKRVTPLLELVGIADKRDRYPAEMSGGQKQRVGIARALATNPKVLLSDEATSALDPETTRSVLALLKQVNRELGLTVLLITHEMQVVREIADQVAVLDRGRIVEKGDTYSVFARPQHPVTRTFLEGVTGVRLPAFVTEKMTSKPEPGAAAVVKIVFTGPTATDPILAEIGKTLATDVNILAGAVDEIAGKPYGTLVVSLDQAALAPAQALIEERGLTSEVLGYVR; from the coding sequence ATGCTTCAGCTTTCTCCACATTCAGACAAAAGCGCGCCAGGCGGCCCCCAAAGCGGTTCGGCAGACGAGACTGCGATCGTGCGCTTCGCCTCGGCCGGCAAGCGTTTTGCGGCACCGGACGGTGGCGCCGAATTCGTCGCCCTCGAAGACATCGACCTCACCGTGTCCGAAGGCAGCATCACCGGCATTATCGGGCGCTCCGGCGCCGGCAAATCGACACTCATCCGCATGGTCAACGGCCTGGAACGGCCGAGCTCCGGGCAGGTCATCGTCGATGGCATCGACGTGGCGGCGATGGACGAGCGCAAGATGCGCACGCTGCGGCGGTCCGTCGGCATGATCTTCCAGCATTTCAACCTGCTGTCGTCGCGAACGGCCTATGCCAACGTGGCGCTGCCTTTGGAAATCGCGGGCGTCTCCAAGGCCGAGATCTCCAAGCGCGTCACGCCGCTCCTCGAGCTCGTCGGCATCGCCGACAAGCGCGACCGTTACCCCGCCGAAATGTCGGGCGGGCAGAAACAGCGCGTCGGCATCGCCCGCGCACTTGCGACCAACCCCAAGGTTCTCCTGTCGGACGAGGCGACGAGCGCGCTCGATCCGGAGACGACCCGCTCCGTTCTAGCGCTTCTGAAACAGGTCAATCGAGAGCTCGGCCTCACCGTTCTTCTCATCACCCACGAAATGCAGGTGGTGCGCGAAATCGCCGACCAGGTCGCCGTTCTCGATCGCGGCCGCATCGTGGAAAAAGGCGACACCTATTCGGTCTTCGCCCGGCCGCAGCACCCGGTCACACGCACCTTCCTGGAAGGCGTGACGGGCGTGCGCCTGCCCGCCTTCGTGACCGAAAAGATGACGAGCAAACCGGAGCCGGGCGCCGCCGCGGTCGTCAAAATCGTCTTCACCGGTCCGACCGCAACCGACCCGATCCTCGCTGAAATCGGCAAGACGCTCGCAACCGACGTCAACATTCTGGCGGGCGCTGTCGACGAAATCGCCGGCAAGCCGTACGGCACACTCGTCGTCTCGCTCGACCAGGCGGCGCTCGCCCCCGCGCAGGCGCTCATTGAAGAGCGCGGCCTGACCTCGGAGGTCCTCGGCTATGTCCGCTAA
- a CDS encoding alpha/beta hydrolase, which produces MPLTLLDGPRIAPASGGAAKSLVVFLHGFGADGNDLIAIGREWAQALPDTAFAAPHAPEPCAAAPMGRQWFDLTRQDPDVYKLGVAEAAPSLDRFLDQEMQRVGVDETKTALVGFSQGTMMALHVGPLRPKKLAGIVGFSGLLADKAAIAAPAAQKPPVLLVHGDSDQLIPVQALFMANEGLTDAKIPVEWHISQGIGHGIGPDGLSLAQQFLQRVLGAA; this is translated from the coding sequence ATGCCTTTAACCCTCCTCGACGGACCGCGAATCGCCCCAGCCTCGGGAGGCGCGGCAAAAAGTCTCGTCGTCTTCCTTCACGGCTTCGGCGCGGACGGCAACGACCTCATCGCGATCGGACGTGAATGGGCGCAGGCGCTGCCGGATACCGCCTTCGCCGCGCCGCATGCGCCGGAGCCGTGCGCGGCCGCGCCGATGGGCCGGCAATGGTTCGATCTCACGCGCCAGGACCCGGACGTCTATAAGCTCGGTGTGGCAGAGGCGGCACCCTCGCTCGACCGTTTCCTCGATCAGGAAATGCAGCGGGTCGGCGTCGACGAGACGAAGACGGCGCTCGTCGGCTTTTCGCAGGGCACGATGATGGCACTCCATGTCGGGCCGCTGCGGCCGAAAAAGCTAGCCGGTATCGTGGGTTTCTCCGGTCTTCTCGCCGACAAGGCGGCGATCGCGGCGCCTGCGGCGCAGAAGCCGCCGGTGCTTCTCGTGCACGGCGATAGCGATCAGCTCATCCCGGTGCAGGCGCTCTTCATGGCGAATGAGGGGCTGACGGACGCTAAGATCCCCGTCGAATGGCATATCAGCCAGGGGATCGGCCACGGCATCGGGCCGGACGGGCTCAGCCTGGCGCAGCAGTTTCTGCAGCGGGTGCTCGGCGCGGCCTGA
- a CDS encoding methionine ABC transporter permease: MSANMFWLLWSATLDTLFMVAVSALIGVAIGAPLGIFLATSRKGELFAAPILNRILGAIVNALRSTPFIILVVAIIPFTRLLTGTSIGTTAAIVPLTVATFPFVARLIESSIREVDPGLIEAARAMGASPLQIVLKVLVPEARPSITLGLTLTVVSLIGYSAMVGAVGGGGLGDLGIRYGYQRFMPEMMLAVVVVLIVLVQAVQSTGDKLARHFDKRSRSN, translated from the coding sequence ATGTCCGCTAACATGTTCTGGCTGCTCTGGTCGGCGACGCTCGATACGCTCTTCATGGTGGCCGTCTCCGCCCTCATCGGCGTCGCCATCGGCGCACCGCTCGGCATTTTTCTCGCCACCAGCCGCAAGGGCGAGCTCTTCGCCGCGCCCATCCTCAACCGCATCCTCGGCGCCATCGTCAACGCCCTGCGCTCCACCCCCTTCATCATCCTGGTGGTGGCTATCATCCCCTTCACGAGGCTTCTGACCGGCACCTCGATCGGCACCACCGCGGCCATCGTGCCCCTGACGGTGGCGACCTTCCCCTTCGTCGCGCGCCTCATCGAATCCTCGATCCGCGAGGTCGATCCGGGCCTGATCGAGGCGGCGCGCGCCATGGGCGCGAGCCCGCTGCAGATCGTCCTCAAAGTGCTGGTGCCGGAAGCGCGGCCCTCCATCACCCTCGGCCTCACCCTCACCGTCGTCAGCCTCATCGGCTATTCCGCCATGGTCGGCGCCGTCGGCGGCGGCGGCCTCGGCGATCTCGGCATCCGCTACGGCTATCAGCGCTTCATGCCGGAGATGATGCTGGCGGTGGTCGTCGTCCTCATCGTCCTCGTTCAGGCCGTGCAGTCGACGGGCGACAAGCTCGCCCGCCATTTTGACAAGCGCAGCCGCAGCAACTGA
- a CDS encoding YqaA family protein yields the protein MLRALYDWTMNLAASRHATAALAGVSFVESSVFPIPPDALLIPMILADRSKAWYYATVATIASVIGGLFGYLIGAFLYQAVAAPILAFYGYGDAFEAFAAKYNEWGAWAVLIAGVTPFPYKVITIASGATHLSLVVFMVASVIARGIRFFAVAGLLYAFGPPIRTFIEKRLGLVFTVFLLLLVGGFIIIKYILPGSH from the coding sequence ATGCTTCGCGCCCTCTATGATTGGACGATGAACCTCGCCGCGAGCCGCCATGCGACGGCCGCGCTTGCCGGCGTCTCTTTTGTCGAGAGTTCGGTGTTTCCAATCCCGCCGGACGCGCTCCTCATCCCTATGATCCTCGCCGACCGGTCGAAGGCCTGGTATTACGCGACCGTCGCCACCATCGCCTCCGTCATCGGCGGCCTCTTCGGCTATCTCATCGGCGCCTTTCTCTATCAGGCCGTCGCGGCGCCCATTCTCGCCTTTTACGGCTATGGCGACGCCTTCGAGGCATTTGCCGCCAAATACAACGAATGGGGTGCCTGGGCCGTCCTGATCGCCGGCGTCACGCCCTTTCCCTACAAAGTGATCACCATCGCCTCGGGCGCCACACATTTGTCGCTCGTCGTCTTCATGGTGGCGAGCGTCATCGCCCGCGGCATCCGCTTCTTCGCGGTCGCCGGCCTCCTTTATGCCTTCGGGCCGCCGATCAGGACTTTCATCGAAAAGCGGCTCGGGCTCGTCTTCACCGTCTTCCTGCTGCTCCTGGTGGGAGGCTTCATCATCATCAAATATATCCTGCCAGGCTCACATTGA
- a CDS encoding MetQ/NlpA family ABC transporter substrate-binding protein, producing MKTLFLAGSLALGLTVPALAETITVGVTPGEQGEIMEKVQEIAAKDGLDIKVLEFSDYVVPNQALADGELDANAFQHQPYLDAQIADRGFDIVAVAPTINTPMGIYSNKVEKIDDLPEGAKVAIPNDPTNGGRALLLLQDAGLITLDPDAGLKATPLDVTDNPKNIDIIELDAAQLPRSLPDVDAAAINTNYALEAGLDPRADAIAKESAKSPYVNVIAVRSEDKDAEWVKRFVKAYHDDAIRDFINERFNGAVIASW from the coding sequence TTGAAAACACTCTTCCTCGCAGGTTCGCTGGCCCTCGGCCTCACCGTTCCCGCTCTCGCAGAAACCATCACCGTCGGCGTGACGCCCGGCGAGCAGGGCGAGATCATGGAAAAGGTCCAGGAAATCGCCGCCAAAGACGGCCTCGACATCAAGGTCCTGGAATTCTCCGACTACGTCGTCCCGAACCAGGCGCTGGCGGACGGCGAGCTCGACGCCAACGCCTTCCAGCATCAGCCCTATCTCGACGCCCAGATCGCCGATCGCGGCTTCGACATCGTCGCCGTCGCGCCGACGATCAACACGCCGATGGGCATCTATTCCAACAAGGTGGAGAAGATCGACGACCTTCCGGAAGGCGCGAAGGTCGCCATCCCGAACGATCCGACCAATGGCGGCCGCGCGCTTCTCCTCCTCCAGGATGCCGGCCTCATCACGCTTGATCCGGATGCCGGCCTGAAGGCGACGCCGCTCGACGTCACCGACAACCCGAAGAACATCGACATCATCGAGCTCGACGCAGCGCAGCTGCCGCGCTCCCTGCCCGATGTCGATGCGGCCGCAATCAACACCAATTATGCGCTGGAAGCCGGCCTCGACCCGCGCGCCGATGCCATCGCCAAGGAATCGGCGAAGTCGCCTTACGTGAACGTCATCGCCGTGCGCAGCGAAGACAAGGACGCCGAATGGGTGAAGCGCTTCGTCAAGGCCTATCATGACGACGCGATCCGCGACTTCATCAACGAGCGCTTCAACGGTGCCGTCATCGCCTCCTGGTGA
- a CDS encoding Crp/Fnr family transcriptional regulator: MPAPHLDRSLVKDLGVFASLSDEDLEAVLASATTRRIPINTAVFNQGDPAGEFFALLHGRLKVTQSTPDGQQIVVRHVNPGDIYGIAKAIRRPDYPGTATAVADSLTLAWPMSQWDTLVARCPALAVNALATVGQRLQDAHTRIRELSTEEVERRVAHALLRLVKQAGRKTDEGVLIDFPITRQDVAEMTGTTLHTVSRLLSAWEARGLVSSGRKKIVVCDPHALVVIAEGAE; the protein is encoded by the coding sequence ATGCCCGCCCCACATCTCGATCGCTCACTGGTGAAAGATCTCGGCGTTTTTGCCTCGCTCTCAGACGAGGATCTCGAAGCGGTCCTCGCCTCCGCCACGACGCGGCGGATTCCGATCAACACCGCGGTCTTCAATCAGGGCGATCCGGCGGGAGAGTTTTTTGCCCTCTTGCATGGGCGCCTCAAGGTGACGCAGTCGACGCCCGACGGGCAGCAGATCGTCGTGCGCCACGTCAATCCGGGCGACATTTACGGCATCGCCAAGGCGATCCGGCGTCCGGACTATCCCGGTACGGCGACGGCGGTCGCCGACAGCCTGACACTCGCCTGGCCGATGAGCCAGTGGGACACGCTCGTCGCGCGCTGCCCGGCGCTTGCCGTCAATGCGCTGGCGACGGTCGGACAAAGGCTGCAGGACGCCCATACGCGCATCCGCGAACTCTCCACCGAAGAGGTGGAGCGGCGGGTCGCGCATGCCCTTCTGCGCCTCGTCAAGCAGGCGGGCCGCAAGACCGACGAAGGCGTTCTGATCGATTTTCCGATCACCCGTCAGGACGTGGCGGAAATGACCGGCACGACGCTGCACACGGTGAGCCGGCTCCTGAGTGCCTGGGAGGCGAGGGGCCTCGTCTCGAGCGGCCGCAAGAAGATCGTGGTGTGCGATCCGCATGCCCTCGTCGTCATCGCCGAGGGGGCCGAATAA
- a CDS encoding DUF1858 domain-containing protein, protein MPAPPLSWNVADMAVDEFLTRYKNAIPVFMRRRLLCIGCPFGHMHSVRDACTEHGIEPEPLLRELAEHMIPHERPEYQAETSEPRKEGP, encoded by the coding sequence ATGCCCGCACCGCCTTTGTCGTGGAACGTCGCCGACATGGCCGTCGACGAATTCCTCACCCGGTACAAAAACGCCATCCCGGTCTTCATGCGCCGCCGGCTCTTGTGCATCGGCTGTCCGTTCGGCCACATGCACTCCGTGCGCGACGCCTGCACCGAGCACGGAATCGAGCCGGAACCGCTTCTGCGCGAGCTTGCAGAGCACATGATCCCGCATGAGCGCCCGGAGTATCAGGCCGAAACGTCCGAGCCGCGAAAGGAGGGGCCTTGA
- a CDS encoding DUF6522 family protein, protein MPMRNPAETGKPITRTDHGFDIDAGLLADAFALEVEEVRTLMRQGEIKSRLERGQDRDAGTFRLVFFHHDRRATFVVDEEGHLLRRTCFTLTDLAAAHSPRAPQ, encoded by the coding sequence ATGCCCATGAGAAATCCCGCCGAGACCGGCAAGCCGATCACACGCACCGATCACGGCTTCGACATCGATGCCGGCCTCCTCGCCGATGCCTTCGCGCTCGAGGTCGAAGAGGTGCGCACGCTCATGCGCCAGGGCGAGATCAAGAGCCGGCTCGAGCGCGGCCAGGACCGCGACGCCGGCACCTTCCGGCTCGTCTTCTTCCATCACGACCGGCGCGCGACCTTCGTGGTCGACGAAGAGGGACATCTCCTCCGCCGGACCTGCTTCACGCTCACCGATCTCGCAGCGGCCCACAGCCCCAGGGCGCCTCAATAA
- a CDS encoding HNH endonuclease has translation MTIHVSPNAHPALVLNADYRPLSYYPLSLWSWQDAIKAVFLDRVNIVSEYDFQIRSPSFSMKLPSVVSLKTYIKPSRNPAFTRFNVFLRDRFECAYCGSEDDLTFDHVIPRSKGGQTTWTNVITACAPCNLKKSNKSCEEIKIWPRHMPFEPTTYDLHRNGRLFPPNYLHESWMDYLYWDTELEP, from the coding sequence ATGACGATACACGTCTCGCCTAACGCGCATCCCGCACTCGTTCTGAACGCCGATTATCGGCCGCTCAGCTACTATCCTTTGTCGCTCTGGTCGTGGCAGGACGCCATCAAGGCGGTGTTTCTCGACCGAGTGAATATCGTCTCCGAATACGACTTCCAGATCCGAAGTCCGAGCTTCTCCATGAAGCTTCCTTCCGTCGTATCCTTGAAGACCTACATCAAGCCCTCCAGAAATCCCGCCTTCACACGCTTCAACGTCTTTCTCCGCGACCGCTTCGAATGCGCCTATTGCGGCTCGGAAGACGATCTCACCTTCGACCATGTGATCCCGCGCTCGAAGGGCGGCCAGACCACCTGGACCAACGTCATCACCGCCTGTGCGCCGTGCAATCTGAAGAAGAGCAACAAGAGCTGCGAGGAGATCAAGATCTGGCCGCGGCATATGCCGTTCGAGCCGACGACCTACGATCTGCATCGCAACGGCCGGCTCTTCCCGCCGAACTATCTGCACGAAAGCTGGATGGATTATCTCTACTGGGATACGGAGCTGGAGCCGTAA